In a single window of the Candidatus Zixiibacteriota bacterium genome:
- a CDS encoding HypC/HybG/HupF family hydrogenase formation chaperone yields MCLAVPGQIASVKDEGRFSRSGKVSFDGVMVSVNLSCVPEADIGDFVLVHAGVAIGRINQDEARRTLALLAQAFDDNPGGKE; encoded by the coding sequence ATGTGTCTTGCGGTCCCCGGACAGATTGCATCGGTCAAAGATGAAGGCCGCTTCAGCCGTAGCGGCAAAGTGAGTTTTGATGGCGTCATGGTATCTGTCAATCTATCCTGTGTGCCTGAAGCGGATATCGGCGACTTTGTCCTCGTGCATGCAGGAGTGGCAATCGGCAGAATCAACCAGGATGAAGCGCGTCGAACGCTGGCATTACTGGCGCAAGCTTTCGATGACAACCCGGGTGGGAAAGAATGA
- the hypD gene encoding hydrogenase formation protein HypD yields MKFLSEYRDAGSVLKLIELIHRNTTRDWRIMEVCGGQTNTILRYGLDQSIRECITFVHGPGCPVCVTPAETIDLAQTLATRPDVILCSFGDMLRVPGSKHTLLDIKSVGGDVVMLYSPLDALRLAQERPGREVVFFGIGFETTAPLTALAILRAREVGLRNFSVLCAHVLIPPAVDSVMRMPSARIDALLAPGHVCTISGIRAYQLLSAQHKIPIVVTGFEPVDILQGVLQSVEMLEQDRAEMAIQYRRAVAATGNPEAQRLAETVFRPADREWRGLGMIPGSGLVIAREFQQYDAEHRFSLERASIHSAHSEPCGDVLTGLATPPECPLFGRQCTPEHPVGAPMVSSEGTCAAYYRSQRYAATASTVIEDAPRTR; encoded by the coding sequence ATGAAGTTCCTGAGTGAATACCGCGATGCCGGATCTGTTCTCAAGCTGATCGAGCTAATCCATCGGAATACGACTCGTGATTGGCGGATCATGGAAGTGTGCGGTGGACAGACAAACACGATTCTCCGTTATGGCCTGGATCAGTCCATTAGAGAGTGCATCACTTTCGTGCACGGACCCGGATGTCCCGTCTGTGTCACACCGGCTGAGACCATTGACTTGGCTCAAACGCTTGCGACCCGCCCTGATGTCATTCTCTGTTCGTTTGGAGATATGCTGAGGGTGCCCGGATCAAAGCATACGCTACTTGACATCAAGAGTGTCGGGGGGGATGTGGTGATGCTCTATTCGCCGCTTGACGCACTTAGACTTGCTCAGGAAAGACCAGGCCGCGAAGTCGTCTTCTTCGGAATTGGGTTTGAGACAACTGCCCCACTAACTGCTCTTGCGATTCTCCGAGCCAGAGAAGTCGGGTTGCGGAACTTCTCTGTGCTGTGTGCTCACGTGCTGATACCTCCGGCTGTGGATTCTGTAATGCGCATGCCGTCGGCGCGAATCGATGCTCTGCTTGCTCCGGGTCATGTCTGCACGATCAGCGGCATTCGAGCTTATCAGCTACTTAGTGCCCAGCACAAGATTCCAATCGTAGTAACAGGTTTTGAACCCGTCGACATTCTTCAAGGTGTGCTTCAATCAGTTGAGATGCTTGAGCAAGATAGAGCTGAAATGGCTATTCAATACCGCCGCGCCGTTGCGGCTACCGGCAACCCGGAGGCTCAGCGCCTGGCCGAAACTGTATTCCGACCTGCCGACCGCGAGTGGAGAGGTCTGGGCATGATTCCGGGCAGTGGTCTCGTGATTGCCCGTGAATTTCAGCAATATGATGCCGAGCATCGATTCAGCTTAGAACGAGCCAGTATCCACAGCGCTCATTCGGAGCCGTGTGGGGATGTACTCACGGGACTCGCAACGCCGCCAGAGTGTCCTCTGTTTGGGCGGCAGTGTACACCTGAACATCCGGTGGGGGCTCCGATGGTGTCGTCCGAAGGCACATGCGCCGCATATTACCGCAGTCAAAGATATGCAGCCACTGCTTCGACAGTGATTGAAGACGCTCCGAGAACTCGTTAG
- the hypE gene encoding hydrogenase expression/formation protein HypE, translating to MPVMKNVNDKSTDVVQLAHGGGGRMMHQLISEVFASIFDASGLDCSNDAALLPGQQSRIVFTTDSYVVDPLFFPGGDIGCLSVYGTVNDLAMRGARPAYMSVGFIVEEGFPINDLKRIAESMRASAQHAGISIVTGDTKVVDRGHGHGLFINTAGIGFVDHDLVIGVENVQPDDAIVLSGDIGRHGLAVMACRQELALETSIESDCASLAEPILKLIDARIDIHCLRDLTRGGLASALVEISESCRAEIVLNQAGIKVLPQVAAACEILGLDPLYVANEGRFVLFLPAEQVNLALEVIDRSCADSKPVVAGRVSAVGNPRVILRNEYGTERVIDMLSGDQLPRIC from the coding sequence ATGCCCGTTATGAAAAATGTGAACGACAAATCCACTGATGTAGTCCAGTTGGCTCACGGAGGGGGAGGCCGCATGATGCATCAGTTGATAAGCGAAGTGTTCGCATCCATCTTTGATGCCAGCGGTCTGGACTGCAGCAATGACGCCGCTCTCCTGCCCGGCCAACAATCCCGCATCGTCTTTACGACAGATTCCTACGTAGTCGATCCCCTCTTTTTCCCCGGCGGAGACATTGGTTGTCTTTCCGTCTACGGTACGGTGAACGATCTGGCCATGCGCGGTGCGCGACCTGCATATATGAGTGTTGGTTTCATCGTTGAGGAAGGTTTTCCAATCAATGACCTCAAGAGGATAGCCGAGTCAATGCGAGCATCTGCCCAACATGCGGGTATCAGCATTGTCACCGGCGACACAAAAGTCGTGGATCGCGGGCACGGCCACGGTCTGTTTATCAATACTGCCGGTATCGGTTTCGTCGACCACGATCTGGTGATAGGTGTTGAGAATGTTCAACCGGATGATGCCATCGTTCTCAGTGGAGACATTGGCCGACATGGCCTCGCGGTCATGGCATGTCGGCAGGAACTTGCTCTGGAGACTTCGATAGAGAGCGACTGCGCATCACTTGCCGAGCCGATTCTCAAGTTGATCGACGCACGCATTGACATACACTGTCTGCGGGATTTGACGAGGGGCGGTCTCGCTTCGGCCCTGGTTGAAATCAGCGAATCATGCCGGGCGGAGATTGTCCTCAATCAGGCCGGCATAAAAGTGCTGCCTCAGGTCGCGGCGGCATGTGAGATTCTTGGTCTTGATCCGTTGTATGTTGCCAATGAGGGTCGCTTTGTGCTGTTCCTCCCGGCCGAGCAGGTGAATCTCGCTCTTGAAGTCATTGACAGATCGTGTGCAGACTCCAAACCAGTAGTCGCCGGGCGCGTCTCTGCCGTTGGCAATCCGCGTGTGATTCTGCGCAACGAATACGGCACCGAGCGCGTGATTGATATGCTGAGCGGTGATCAATTGCCCCGAATCTGCTAA
- the hypB gene encoding hydrogenase nickel incorporation protein HypB: MTNQKQVSMNQKVLSENDRIAGQNRDKLIRQGVLTLNLVSSPGSGKTSLLENTLKTISDSLQLGVIVGDVQTENDARRLEASGGKIVHPIITGGACHLDAKMVSEAMQKIDIDDLDVLFLENVGNLVCPSSYDLGEDMKVVLISTTEGDDKPLKYPAMFRRSSVLIINKTDLLGMSDFRLDAARKNALQINGELTILELSCRTGEGMEQWYDWLKAEAAAKRSDPSSNFGG, from the coding sequence ATGACCAATCAGAAGCAAGTAAGCATGAACCAGAAAGTGCTGTCCGAAAACGATCGGATAGCGGGGCAGAATCGCGATAAACTGATCCGTCAAGGCGTTCTCACTCTCAATCTTGTAAGTTCCCCGGGATCGGGCAAGACCAGCCTTCTGGAAAACACTCTGAAGACGATTTCGGATTCCCTGCAACTCGGTGTGATTGTCGGCGATGTGCAGACGGAAAACGACGCCCGGAGGCTCGAGGCATCGGGTGGAAAGATCGTTCATCCGATCATTACGGGAGGAGCCTGTCACCTTGACGCCAAAATGGTGTCTGAAGCCATGCAGAAGATCGATATAGATGATCTTGACGTACTCTTTCTGGAAAACGTCGGCAACCTTGTCTGCCCGTCAAGTTATGATCTGGGTGAGGATATGAAGGTAGTTCTGATATCCACTACCGAGGGGGACGACAAGCCGCTGAAATACCCTGCCATGTTCCGCCGCTCTTCGGTTCTGATCATCAACAAGACCGATCTGCTTGGAATGTCCGATTTCAGGCTCGATGCAGCCAGGAAAAACGCTCTCCAGATTAACGGAGAACTGACAATACTCGAGCTATCCTGCCGCACCGGCGAAGGTATGGAACAATGGTATGACTGGCTCAAAGCAGAGGCTGCAGCCAAGCGCTCCGATCCTTCGTCAAATTTCGGTGGTTAG
- the hypA gene encoding hydrogenase maturation nickel metallochaperone HypA has product MHELQIAGRILELVEQEMVRQKLSKLTSVDVRIGALSGINPGALTFSYEAACAGTVLEGSSLNVDWIETTGECRDCNRTFEVVDLMFVCPDCGSNKIEVIGGQEIEVKSFSAE; this is encoded by the coding sequence ATGCATGAACTCCAGATCGCAGGACGGATTCTTGAGCTTGTCGAACAGGAGATGGTTCGGCAGAAACTGTCGAAACTGACCAGCGTAGATGTTCGAATCGGTGCCTTGAGCGGCATCAATCCGGGGGCGTTGACCTTCAGCTATGAAGCAGCTTGCGCCGGGACCGTTCTCGAAGGAAGTTCTCTGAATGTCGACTGGATTGAAACCACCGGCGAGTGCCGGGACTGCAACCGCACGTTCGAAGTTGTCGATCTGATGTTCGTATGCCCTGATTGTGGATCAAACAAGATAGAAGTAATCGGGGGACAGGAAATTGAGGTCAAGTCATTCAGCGCAGAGTAG
- a CDS encoding L,D-transpeptidase: MLLILSAGAWIVSRQLRQPPLSSLQRALDGLASARAAGADQKARDLYLNAESCLSSGREALRDANDALWPFGVYELPDSLLKESTRFSDLACMAATESVSLRRKAVLARLGALSDSLSEWRSTLANGLSRTDFKVMYRSASVRLDIAARLAQEGSVETANENLDSVQSILALLSRSRTDHEATVVQRSEEMRQWISETLEFSRVQKKVALIADKAAHRLHVIRNGVVVESFSCDLGYNAGYQKVRAGDGATPEGMYRVTEIKRRSKFYRALLLNYPNENDRERFRRNLAAGAIPPGSKIGGLIEIHGHGARNEDWTDGCIALDNRDMDKLLKLSAKGTPVTIVRSWDGAR; the protein is encoded by the coding sequence TTGCTGCTGATACTATCAGCGGGAGCTTGGATTGTCTCCCGTCAGCTTAGACAGCCGCCTCTCAGCAGCCTGCAGCGGGCGCTGGATGGACTCGCCTCGGCACGAGCTGCCGGTGCTGATCAAAAGGCTCGGGATCTGTATCTCAATGCTGAGAGCTGCCTGAGTTCAGGCAGAGAGGCGCTTCGAGATGCTAATGATGCATTATGGCCATTTGGTGTCTACGAACTGCCTGATTCGCTACTGAAAGAATCAACCCGGTTTTCTGATCTCGCATGCATGGCAGCAACTGAGTCGGTCAGTCTGCGCAGGAAGGCAGTGCTAGCTCGGCTTGGTGCGCTTTCTGACAGTCTCTCTGAATGGAGAAGCACTCTGGCAAACGGTTTGTCCCGTACCGATTTCAAAGTCATGTACCGGTCAGCCAGCGTGAGACTGGATATTGCGGCACGACTCGCACAAGAGGGATCCGTCGAGACGGCCAACGAGAATCTCGATAGTGTCCAGAGCATACTTGCGCTTCTAAGCCGCAGCAGGACGGACCACGAAGCTACGGTAGTTCAGCGATCCGAAGAGATGCGGCAGTGGATATCGGAGACTTTGGAATTCTCGAGGGTTCAGAAGAAAGTCGCACTGATAGCAGACAAGGCAGCACACCGATTACATGTAATCAGGAACGGTGTCGTGGTTGAGTCGTTTAGCTGTGATCTGGGATATAACGCCGGCTACCAGAAAGTCAGAGCTGGAGATGGAGCGACACCGGAAGGGATGTATCGTGTGACGGAGATCAAACGCCGAAGCAAATTCTACCGCGCACTGCTTCTGAATTATCCGAACGAGAACGACCGAGAGCGATTCCGGCGGAATCTGGCGGCAGGCGCAATTCCGCCCGGCTCCAAGATTGGCGGTCTCATCGAAATTCACGGCCATGGCGCCAGAAACGAAGATTGGACCGATGGTTGCATTGCTCTGGATAATCGAGATATGGATAAGCTCCTTAAGCTCTCTGCGAAAGGCACACCTGTGACCATTGTCCGATCGTGGGATGGCGCTCGATGA
- a CDS encoding L,D-transpeptidase → MKMCRNIVLAVMFTLLTVVSCGREDALEDSNVSAKLKPGKSQSTVNSSSGSGKGVHDDNRNGKRVPYIVIDRYCNRLFLRTADSILLDADCSTGSGGELFDNATGRRWKFDTPSGVFTVSSKQKNPWWRKPDWAFIEEGEPPPKSNSDRLDANMMGDYAIGFGDGFFIHGTIYERLIGVAVTHGCVRMEAADLKKLYEKATIGTRVYVY, encoded by the coding sequence ATGAAGATGTGCCGGAATATTGTATTGGCGGTTATGTTCACTCTGCTGACGGTTGTCTCGTGTGGCAGAGAAGATGCACTAGAAGACTCAAATGTGTCCGCCAAGCTCAAACCTGGAAAGTCGCAAAGTACGGTCAACTCCTCCAGTGGGTCTGGGAAAGGTGTTCATGACGACAATCGTAACGGGAAGAGGGTGCCTTATATTGTCATCGACAGATATTGCAATCGGCTTTTTCTGCGCACGGCCGATTCCATCTTGCTTGATGCAGACTGCTCAACCGGATCAGGCGGCGAGTTGTTCGATAATGCGACCGGGCGCCGATGGAAATTCGACACACCGAGCGGTGTCTTTACGGTGAGTTCAAAGCAGAAGAATCCGTGGTGGCGAAAACCGGACTGGGCGTTCATCGAAGAAGGAGAGCCGCCACCCAAATCCAATTCTGATCGGCTTGATGCAAATATGATGGGAGATTATGCTATCGGGTTTGGGGATGGATTTTTCATTCACGGGACCATTTACGAGCGCCTGATAGGCGTTGCAGTTACTCATGGCTGCGTCCGAATGGAAGCTGCAGATCTCAAGAAGCTATATGAAAAGGCCACAATCGGCACCAGGGTCTATGTATACTGA
- a CDS encoding DNA/RNA non-specific endonuclease, translating into MKLSIGFASLMLLAQIFASTATADYLEVSRSATIRAEPVSGSQILERVGAGTDLQLLDEGEQTKGYYHVLTVSQGLPGWIYRTFVRRYYGEIPIPVDDAEFTDPMVDKTCRLTTEQRQYALRHLSVGKPQAVYERVREGYVVGQDARLKIPLWVQYQLTRDDLYGTVAREEEADFRPDASIPYGYRAEPRDYEGSGFDQGHMTPAADMTRSNRVMSESFLLSNMAPQVGVNFNRHIWSYLESSVRGWVEQRGTLTIITGPVFEVISDGCTYRVIGDDHVAVPTHFFKIIVDANDPLNVEALAFLMPNEPIVDRDIGDFLTSIDELENLTGLDFLTALPTQVQQEVESEVAGQIW; encoded by the coding sequence ATGAAGTTGTCAATTGGCTTTGCCTCGCTAATGCTGCTGGCTCAGATCTTCGCGTCCACTGCAACTGCCGACTATCTCGAAGTGAGCAGATCCGCAACGATCAGAGCAGAGCCCGTCAGCGGCTCACAGATCCTCGAGCGGGTTGGTGCGGGAACGGATCTGCAGCTATTGGATGAAGGAGAGCAGACCAAAGGCTATTATCACGTCCTGACAGTATCCCAGGGTCTACCTGGTTGGATCTACAGAACATTTGTCCGCCGCTACTACGGTGAGATTCCCATACCGGTCGATGATGCGGAATTCACAGATCCCATGGTCGACAAGACATGCCGATTGACCACAGAGCAGAGGCAGTATGCACTGCGTCACTTGAGTGTCGGCAAGCCTCAAGCGGTCTACGAGCGAGTGCGTGAGGGGTATGTAGTTGGTCAGGATGCACGGCTCAAGATACCGCTGTGGGTGCAGTATCAACTGACCCGCGACGATTTGTATGGGACAGTTGCGAGAGAGGAGGAGGCAGACTTTCGTCCCGATGCCTCGATCCCGTATGGCTACAGGGCCGAACCGCGCGACTATGAAGGCAGTGGATTTGATCAGGGACACATGACGCCAGCTGCCGATATGACTCGCAGCAACCGAGTGATGTCGGAGAGTTTCCTGCTCTCGAACATGGCACCGCAAGTCGGAGTGAATTTCAACCGTCATATTTGGAGTTATCTCGAGAGTTCGGTCAGAGGTTGGGTGGAGCAGCGCGGCACGCTGACCATTATTACGGGACCGGTGTTCGAAGTAATATCGGACGGGTGCACTTACCGGGTGATCGGCGATGATCACGTTGCCGTTCCGACTCACTTCTTCAAGATTATAGTTGATGCGAACGATCCACTCAATGTCGAAGCGCTTGCGTTCCTGATGCCGAATGAGCCTATTGTAGACAGAGATATTGGAGATTTCCTCACCTCGATAGATGAATTGGAGAATCTGACCGGGCTCGACTTCCTCACTGCTCTACCGACTCAGGTTCAACAGGAAGTGGAGTCGGAAGTCGCCGGGCAAATCTGGTAA